Proteins found in one Triticum urartu cultivar G1812 chromosome 4, Tu2.1, whole genome shotgun sequence genomic segment:
- the LOC125552945 gene encoding 50S ribosomal protein L18, chloroplastic-like, producing the protein MLASPALAGATHSFPAFVSGSRGVHLPSASAPSHSPARRAALVVLAKAKVSTPNADRIARHDRLRKKVSGTTERPRLSVFRSNKHLYAQVIDDTKSCTLASASTMHKALSKELEYSAGPTTEVAQKIGEVIAKSCLEKGITKVVFDRGGFLYHGRIKALADAARENGLEF; encoded by the exons ATGCTAGCCTCGCCGGCGCTCGCCGGCGCCACCCACTCCTTCCCGGCCTTCGTGTCGGGCAGCCGCGGCGTCCACCTCCCGTCCGCCTCCGCGCCCTCGCACTCGCCGGCGCGGCGGGCCGCCCTGGTCGTCCTCGCCAAGGCCAAGGTGTCCACGCCCAATGCCGACCGCATCGCCCGCCACGACCGTCTCCGCAAGAAG GTGAGTGGCACCACAGAGAGGCCAAGACTGAGCGTTTTCCGCTCAAACAAGCATTTGTATGCTCAGGTGATCGACGATACAAAGTCGTGCACTCTGGCTTCTGCCTCAACAATGCACAAAGCTCTTTCAAAGGAGCTTGAGTACTCTGCTGGGCCAACAACT GAAGTGGCACAAAAGATTGGTGAAGTGATAGCCAAGTCCTGCTTGGAGAAAGGAATCACCAAAGTGGTCTTTGACCGAGGGGGTTTCCTCTACCATGGCCGCATCAAAGCTCTAGCCGATGCTGCTAGAGAGAATGGGCTTGAGTTCTGA